A single genomic interval of Flavihumibacter rivuli harbors:
- a CDS encoding ABC transporter ATP-binding protein: MIKITELEKIYRTEEVETVALNKLSLEVKEGEFVAVMGPSGCGKSTLLNILGLLDDPDKGSFIFNGIEVANFNERQRADLRKHNIGFVFQSFNLIDELTVFENVELPLIYTGVKPSERKTRVEEVLDKMQIMHRRNHYPQQLSGGQQQRVAVARAVVNRPKLILADEPTGNLDSSNGNEVMELLTDLNEQGTTIVMVTHSEHDAKYSHRIIRMLDGQTVLENLMV, encoded by the coding sequence ATGATCAAGATCACAGAACTGGAAAAGATCTACCGCACCGAAGAAGTAGAAACGGTTGCGCTCAACAAACTTTCGCTGGAAGTAAAGGAAGGCGAATTCGTAGCCGTTATGGGCCCTTCCGGCTGCGGCAAATCTACCCTGTTGAATATCCTGGGACTCCTGGATGATCCCGATAAGGGTAGCTTTATCTTCAATGGTATTGAAGTGGCTAATTTCAATGAACGCCAGCGTGCAGACCTGCGCAAACACAATATCGGCTTCGTTTTCCAAAGCTTTAACCTCATAGATGAGCTTACTGTTTTTGAAAACGTTGAACTGCCGCTGATCTATACCGGTGTAAAACCATCGGAAAGGAAAACCCGTGTGGAAGAAGTGCTGGACAAGATGCAGATCATGCATCGCCGCAACCATTACCCCCAGCAATTGTCAGGTGGACAGCAGCAACGTGTGGCCGTAGCAAGGGCAGTGGTGAACCGTCCTAAATTGATCCTGGCCGATGAACCTACAGGTAACCTCGATTCCAGCAATGGTAATGAGGTAATGGAATTGCTCACTGACCTCAATGAGCAGGGCACCACCATCGTAATGGTAACCCATAGTGAACACGATGCCAAATACAGTCACCGCATCATCAGGATGCTGGATGGCCAGACCGTGCTGGAAAACCTTATGGTATAA
- a CDS encoding ABC transporter permease — translation MIKNYLKVAIRSLVRSKGFSLLNIIGLAVGMAAALLILLWIQDEMNYEMHHEKKDRIYEAWNRRVDQGKTSAWSVTPKVLAKTLQLDFPEVEATARVFWQNQLLINYGNKKLMATGNPVDSSILQIFSFPLKMGNAATALNEPFGIVLTETLAKRIFGDENPMGKTIRVDNREDLTVTGVLKDLPGNSRFEFEFLLPWAYNRRTGNDDEYWGNNSTKTYVLLKPNTSLASMESKLNGLRKQYDSDNPEGQFFLYPLKRWRLYSNFENGVEKGSIMQFVKMFSIIAAFILLIACINFMNLSTARSEKRAKEVGIRKTVGAPKSSIIIQFLGESILITLVAGILSLIIVQLSMKGFNSLTEKQLSLPVSNLSFWAFFLGFILFTGLLAGSYPSFFLSSFQPIKVLKGTFVKSNAAVTPRKVLVVLQFSFAIIMIIATIVVHRQIQLAKDRNTGYNQERLLFHYLTGDLDKNYELVRNEMLSSGVVTNVTKTSAPMTQNWSNTWGIEWPGKDPKDRTLFDSFSADQDLAATVGLQMVQGRDFNIKSFPTDSTAILLNESAVKAMNLKNPVGQVLRDNQQNWTVIGVFKDFILNSPYEPTRPMFIKGASSWFNVIHFKLAKDVPTAKAIQTLEKIFTKYNPAFPFDYRFIDEDYATKFRTEQRSGQLAALFAGLTILISCLGLFGLAAYMAENRIKEIGIRKVLGASVAGITTLLSKDFLILVGIALVVATPIAWWLLHNWLEQFEYRMELHWWYFLIAGMMAMVIALLTVSFQAIKAALTNPVKSLRSE, via the coding sequence ATGATCAAGAATTATCTCAAAGTTGCCATTCGAAGCCTGGTTCGGTCCAAAGGCTTCTCCCTGCTCAATATCATTGGCTTGGCTGTTGGCATGGCAGCGGCACTCCTGATCCTACTATGGATCCAGGATGAAATGAACTATGAGATGCACCATGAGAAAAAGGACAGGATCTATGAAGCCTGGAACAGAAGGGTTGACCAGGGCAAAACCAGTGCATGGAGTGTAACTCCGAAGGTATTGGCCAAAACCCTGCAACTCGATTTCCCTGAAGTGGAAGCTACGGCCAGGGTATTCTGGCAAAACCAGTTGCTTATCAATTATGGCAATAAGAAATTAATGGCCACAGGAAATCCTGTTGACTCCTCTATCCTGCAGATTTTCAGCTTCCCGCTGAAGATGGGAAATGCCGCCACCGCCCTTAACGAACCCTTTGGTATTGTACTCACAGAAACCCTTGCCAAAAGGATATTTGGCGATGAAAACCCAATGGGCAAGACCATCAGGGTAGACAACAGGGAAGACCTTACGGTTACGGGTGTATTGAAGGACCTTCCCGGTAATTCAAGGTTCGAATTTGAATTCCTCCTGCCATGGGCATACAACAGGAGAACAGGCAATGATGATGAATACTGGGGGAATAATTCCACCAAGACCTATGTGCTGTTGAAACCCAATACCAGCCTGGCCTCCATGGAAAGCAAATTAAATGGATTACGTAAACAATATGATTCCGATAATCCGGAAGGACAATTTTTCCTTTATCCCCTGAAGCGATGGAGGCTTTACTCCAATTTCGAAAATGGAGTGGAGAAAGGATCCATCATGCAGTTTGTAAAGATGTTCAGCATCATTGCGGCCTTTATCCTGCTGATCGCCTGCATCAACTTCATGAACCTGAGTACCGCAAGGAGCGAAAAAAGGGCCAAGGAGGTAGGAATCCGAAAAACAGTAGGCGCCCCAAAAAGCAGTATCATCATCCAGTTCCTGGGGGAATCCATATTGATCACCCTTGTCGCAGGGATACTTTCCCTGATCATTGTCCAGTTAAGTATGAAAGGCTTCAACAGCCTTACAGAAAAGCAGCTATCCCTTCCCGTTAGCAACCTTTCCTTCTGGGCATTCTTCCTGGGATTCATCCTGTTTACCGGTTTATTGGCAGGAAGTTATCCCTCCTTCTTCCTGTCCTCCTTCCAGCCGATCAAGGTTTTGAAGGGCACTTTTGTAAAATCAAATGCTGCTGTCACCCCAAGGAAAGTCCTGGTGGTACTTCAATTCAGTTTTGCCATCATCATGATCATAGCCACCATTGTGGTTCACCGGCAGATACAGCTGGCAAAGGACCGGAATACCGGCTATAACCAGGAACGATTGCTCTTCCATTACCTTACCGGCGACCTGGATAAGAACTACGAACTCGTAAGGAATGAGATGCTTTCATCAGGGGTAGTTACAAATGTTACCAAAACAAGCGCCCCTATGACCCAGAACTGGAGCAATACCTGGGGTATTGAATGGCCAGGCAAGGACCCGAAAGACAGGACCTTATTTGACTCCTTTAGTGCAGACCAGGACCTGGCAGCAACAGTGGGGCTACAAATGGTTCAGGGACGTGATTTCAATATCAAGTCCTTCCCTACCGATTCAACAGCCATTCTGCTGAATGAATCCGCAGTGAAGGCAATGAACCTGAAAAACCCCGTTGGACAGGTATTGCGGGACAATCAACAGAACTGGACAGTGATTGGTGTATTCAAGGATTTCATCCTCAATTCACCCTACGAACCAACCCGACCCATGTTCATCAAAGGTGCCAGCTCATGGTTCAATGTGATCCACTTCAAACTTGCAAAGGATGTTCCCACTGCAAAGGCTATCCAGACCTTAGAGAAGATCTTTACCAAATACAATCCAGCCTTCCCTTTCGACTACAGGTTCATTGATGAGGACTATGCTACCAAATTCAGGACTGAGCAACGCAGTGGTCAACTGGCCGCATTGTTTGCCGGCCTTACCATCCTCATCTCCTGTCTTGGCCTGTTTGGTTTGGCCGCTTATATGGCAGAGAACAGGATCAAGGAGATAGGTATCAGGAAGGTACTGGGCGCTTCTGTTGCAGGCATCACTACGCTTCTGTCAAAGGATTTCCTCATACTCGTGGGAATTGCCCTGGTGGTGGCCACACCCATTGCCTGGTGGTTATTGCATAACTGGTTAGAACAGTTTGAATACCGGATGGAACTGCACTGGTGGTATTTCCTTATCGCGGGAATGATGGCAATGGTCATTGCCTTGCTGACCGTCAGTTTCCAGGCCATCAAGGCAGCTTTGACCAATCCTGTTAAAAGTTTACGTTCAGAATAA
- a CDS encoding ABC transporter permease, translating to MFLNYLKIAIRNLQRHRSHALLNIAGLAIALAAGIIIFLVLQHEFSYDRYHKNADNVYQVVKRSFTPDDESFEVAMPFPVKKALEADYPDILFTQVFTSFGSQITVIEKNNTIGKKFLEGNGIYFSESSLPKVFDMNFLAGSPAILEEPGKAVISQEWAEKYFGTWKEALGRKLKLNNSIDVEIAAVIANPPVNSDFQFRLLPSYKTFVANKDNYGFTDDLESWGASTSNHQVYALFPEGKTEAVMNKALAAFSKRHYEPEAIHKNDYFLHPLKNVHFDTRFSNNGDHISSKASLYTLAFIGILIILMACINFINLSTALAVKRSKEVGIRKVMGSSRGQLVAQVLIETGLIVAGAAILAILLAWISLPYLKYITDIQNNLSLFNKGSIAFILLIIIATTLLSGMYPATVLARFQPVEAIKNKINNTRVAGLSLRRVLVVLQFAFAQLLIIATIIAVSQMNFIRNADIGFKKDAILLLYGNNDSLSLAKHEAFRNDLQKLPQVKSVAFGFDAPSSQNTWSSNFAFDHRGKDEPFNVFLKFGDGHYLKTFGLELLAGEFYKNEDSARKVVINATMAKKLGLKKPEEAVGKQVRLGGNKWIDIVGVVKDFKNTTLRDAIQPTIITRSSRFMSMTAIKLQTSQFGKANEMVQQVWEKHYPEYAYNSAYMDETINNFYRQEERLSRLYKVYALLAIIISCLGLYGLVSFMAVQKTKEVGIRKVLGASTGNIVLLFSKEFTLLILLAFLLAAPIGWWMMNNWLQNFVFRIEISWVVFALAILSSIIIAWVTVGYRAIRAGLANPIKSLRNE from the coding sequence ATGTTTCTCAACTACCTCAAGATAGCGATCAGGAACCTTCAGCGACACAGGTCCCATGCCTTGCTCAACATTGCAGGTTTGGCCATTGCCCTCGCAGCCGGGATCATTATTTTCCTGGTCTTGCAGCATGAATTCAGCTATGATCGTTACCACAAGAATGCGGACAATGTTTACCAGGTAGTGAAGAGAAGTTTCACCCCGGATGATGAAAGTTTTGAGGTAGCCATGCCCTTCCCGGTTAAAAAGGCCCTTGAGGCGGACTATCCGGATATCCTGTTCACGCAGGTATTTACCTCTTTCGGGTCACAGATAACAGTAATTGAAAAGAATAACACCATCGGTAAGAAGTTCCTGGAAGGCAATGGCATCTATTTCTCAGAGTCCAGCCTGCCCAAGGTCTTTGATATGAATTTCCTCGCCGGTTCACCAGCCATCCTGGAAGAGCCGGGAAAAGCGGTGATCAGCCAGGAATGGGCAGAAAAATATTTCGGGACATGGAAAGAGGCATTGGGCAGGAAGCTCAAGTTGAATAATTCCATAGATGTGGAAATAGCAGCCGTCATTGCTAATCCACCCGTGAACAGTGACTTCCAGTTCAGGTTATTGCCTTCTTATAAGACCTTTGTCGCCAATAAGGATAATTACGGATTTACCGATGACCTTGAAAGTTGGGGAGCGTCAACAAGCAACCACCAGGTCTATGCCTTGTTCCCTGAAGGGAAAACAGAAGCAGTCATGAACAAAGCCCTGGCTGCGTTCAGCAAAAGGCATTATGAGCCGGAGGCTATCCATAAGAATGATTATTTCCTTCACCCGCTGAAAAATGTTCATTTTGACACCCGTTTCTCCAATAATGGTGATCACATCAGCAGTAAGGCGTCCCTCTATACCCTTGCCTTTATCGGTATCCTTATCATCCTGATGGCTTGTATCAACTTCATTAACCTCTCCACCGCACTGGCTGTGAAGCGCAGCAAGGAAGTAGGGATCAGGAAGGTGATGGGCAGCAGCAGGGGACAACTGGTAGCCCAGGTCCTGATAGAAACCGGGCTCATCGTTGCAGGAGCGGCCATCCTGGCTATCCTCCTCGCCTGGATCAGCCTGCCCTACCTGAAATACATCACTGATATCCAAAACAACCTTTCCCTCTTCAACAAAGGAAGCATTGCCTTTATCCTATTGATCATCATCGCCACTACCCTTCTTTCCGGGATGTATCCCGCAACAGTACTGGCAAGGTTCCAACCGGTTGAAGCCATTAAAAACAAGATCAACAATACCAGGGTTGCAGGGCTTTCACTGAGGAGGGTCCTGGTGGTCCTGCAGTTCGCCTTTGCCCAATTACTGATCATTGCCACCATCATTGCGGTAAGCCAGATGAATTTCATCCGCAATGCCGACATTGGTTTCAAGAAAGACGCCATTCTATTACTGTATGGCAACAACGATAGTTTGTCACTGGCCAAACACGAAGCATTCAGGAATGACCTGCAAAAACTTCCCCAGGTAAAAAGTGTGGCATTTGGATTTGACGCGCCTTCCAGCCAGAATACCTGGAGCAGCAATTTTGCCTTTGACCACCGGGGTAAAGACGAGCCATTTAACGTCTTCCTTAAGTTCGGGGATGGTCATTACCTGAAGACCTTTGGACTGGAACTACTGGCCGGTGAATTTTACAAGAATGAGGATTCAGCCAGGAAAGTAGTGATCAATGCCACTATGGCCAAAAAATTGGGGTTAAAGAAGCCTGAAGAGGCGGTCGGGAAACAAGTAAGGTTAGGTGGTAACAAATGGATTGACATTGTTGGTGTGGTCAAGGACTTCAAAAACACTACCCTGCGTGATGCCATACAACCAACTATCATCACCCGGAGTTCCCGCTTCATGAGCATGACTGCCATCAAACTCCAAACCAGCCAATTCGGCAAAGCCAATGAAATGGTACAGCAGGTTTGGGAGAAACATTACCCGGAATATGCCTACAATAGTGCATACATGGACGAGACCATCAATAACTTCTACCGCCAGGAAGAACGCCTGAGCAGGTTGTACAAAGTATATGCCCTGCTGGCCATCATCATTTCCTGCCTTGGATTATATGGACTGGTATCCTTCATGGCCGTACAGAAAACCAAGGAAGTGGGCATCAGGAAAGTACTGGGTGCTTCAACGGGTAATATTGTGCTGCTGTTCAGCAAGGAGTTCACCCTGCTCATCCTGCTAGCCTTCCTGCTGGCTGCTCCCATCGGTTGGTGGATGATGAACAACTGGCTGCAAAACTTTGTGTTCCGGATTGAAATATCATGGGTGGTATTTGCACTGGCTATCCTGTCCAGCATCATCATTGCCTGGGTCACTGTTGGTTACAGGGCCATCAGGGCTGGATTGGCCAATCCCATTAAAAGTTTAAGAAACGAATAA
- a CDS encoding ABC transporter permease, with amino-acid sequence MIKNFLKIAWRNLKKNKVYSLINIVGLAIGLVCFLLIALYVVNELSYDRYNEKADRIYRIHSDIRFGGSDMRLAVTADPMGESLKKDYPQVEEYVRFYNSNGSKHLKKGTTYINETSVVHADSTLFNVFSLPSIAGDTKTALNEPNTVVITRTAAEKYFGSTDVIGKTIESDENGSTLYKVTAVIEDLPNTSHFQFDFFFSMDNVDYTFGNFLSHNFHTYLLLKPGVDPSTIEKKFPQYLEKYVLPQASAFMNLKSMKEFEQSGNKLNYSLMPLTRIHLYSDRHPELGINGNIQYVYIFGAVALFILIIACINFMNLTTARSANRAKEVGIRKVMGSEKKALIGQFLAESILTALLAFLLAILLTTLLLPAFNNLASKDIQINELLNWKWMAFLFSLPILVGIMAGSYPAFFLSSFKPIAVLKGRWSNSGSKSYLRSTLVVIQFATSIILMIGTVVVFQQLHYIRNKKLGFNKEQLLVINGTYALGEGLKGFKDELQAIPGVHKATISNYLPVGSTARNSNAFSTEAVMKQDNAFNMQSWLVDEDYIETMGMSMARGRNFSKQFGNDSLSIIINESTAKMLGYEDPIGKKIYASISNRDASVQGYTIIGIVKNFHFESLHQEIGPLALVIGKSDYSIVVRTDSKNIPQLLSTIESKWKTRVPSMPFEYQFMDESFDNMYRAEARVSKIALVFASLAIFIACMGLFGLATYMAEQRTKEIGVRKVLGASVQNIVGLLSRDFLKLVLVATVIAFPVGYLLMHRWLEDFAYRINIGWWIFLAVGILAVLIAIVTVSFQAIRAALLNPVKSLRTE; translated from the coding sequence ATGATCAAGAATTTCCTGAAGATAGCCTGGCGGAACCTCAAGAAGAACAAGGTTTATAGTCTCATCAATATTGTCGGGCTGGCAATTGGCCTGGTATGCTTCCTGCTGATCGCATTGTATGTGGTGAATGAACTGAGTTATGACCGCTACAATGAAAAGGCAGACCGCATTTACCGTATCCATTCCGATATCCGATTTGGCGGATCGGATATGCGATTGGCTGTAACTGCTGACCCGATGGGGGAAAGCTTGAAAAAGGATTATCCCCAGGTGGAAGAATATGTCAGGTTCTACAATTCGAATGGCAGTAAACACCTCAAAAAAGGGACGACCTATATCAATGAAACTTCTGTAGTACATGCTGACTCCACTTTATTCAATGTTTTCTCCCTGCCGTCAATTGCTGGGGATACAAAGACAGCACTTAACGAGCCCAATACCGTAGTCATCACCAGGACAGCAGCAGAAAAATACTTCGGCAGCACTGATGTCATAGGTAAAACCATTGAATCAGATGAGAATGGAAGCACCCTTTACAAGGTCACTGCTGTAATTGAGGATTTACCCAATACTTCACATTTCCAATTCGATTTCTTCTTCTCAATGGACAATGTGGACTATACGTTCGGCAATTTCCTCAGCCACAATTTCCATACCTACCTGTTGCTGAAACCCGGGGTTGATCCTTCAACTATTGAGAAGAAATTTCCCCAATACCTTGAAAAATATGTCCTGCCCCAAGCCTCGGCATTCATGAACCTGAAGAGCATGAAGGAGTTTGAGCAATCAGGTAATAAGCTCAATTACAGCCTGATGCCATTGACCCGGATCCACCTCTATTCAGACCGCCACCCTGAACTGGGCATAAACGGGAATATCCAGTATGTGTACATCTTCGGGGCAGTAGCCCTTTTTATCCTGATCATTGCCTGTATCAATTTCATGAACCTTACCACGGCTCGTTCCGCCAACCGTGCTAAGGAAGTAGGGATCCGCAAAGTTATGGGCAGCGAGAAAAAGGCACTGATCGGTCAATTCCTGGCCGAATCCATTCTCACGGCATTGCTGGCCTTCCTGCTGGCCATCCTACTGACCACCCTCCTATTACCAGCCTTCAACAACCTGGCTAGCAAGGATATTCAGATCAACGAATTATTGAACTGGAAATGGATGGCCTTCCTGTTCTCCCTCCCCATACTGGTTGGCATCATGGCAGGTTCCTATCCGGCATTCTTCCTGAGTTCCTTCAAACCCATTGCAGTCCTGAAAGGTAGATGGAGCAATAGTGGAAGTAAAAGTTACCTTAGAAGCACATTGGTAGTGATCCAATTTGCCACTTCCATCATCCTGATGATCGGGACAGTGGTGGTATTCCAGCAACTTCATTATATCCGCAATAAGAAACTTGGATTCAACAAGGAACAATTACTGGTCATCAATGGCACTTATGCCCTTGGTGAAGGCTTGAAAGGTTTCAAGGATGAACTACAGGCCATTCCCGGTGTACATAAAGCAACCATCAGCAATTACCTTCCTGTTGGATCCACAGCCAGGAATAGCAACGCCTTCTCTACAGAAGCAGTTATGAAGCAGGATAATGCATTCAACATGCAATCCTGGTTAGTGGACGAAGATTATATTGAGACCATGGGTATGTCGATGGCCAGGGGCAGGAACTTCTCCAAACAATTTGGAAATGATTCACTAAGCATCATCATCAATGAATCGACTGCCAAAATGCTGGGCTATGAAGATCCGATCGGTAAAAAAATATATGCTTCCATTTCCAATAGGGATGCTTCCGTACAGGGTTATACCATTATTGGCATAGTAAAGAATTTCCACTTTGAAAGCCTTCACCAGGAAATCGGTCCACTGGCCCTGGTAATTGGGAAAAGTGACTATAGCATTGTGGTGCGTACTGATAGTAAGAATATTCCCCAGTTGCTGTCGACCATCGAAAGCAAATGGAAAACCAGGGTTCCCTCCATGCCATTCGAATACCAATTCATGGATGAATCCTTTGACAACATGTACCGGGCAGAGGCAAGGGTCAGTAAGATAGCCCTGGTATTTGCCAGCCTTGCCATATTCATTGCCTGCATGGGATTGTTTGGACTGGCTACCTATATGGCCGAACAGCGCACCAAGGAAATTGGCGTCAGGAAAGTACTGGGAGCTTCCGTACAAAATATTGTTGGCCTGCTCTCCAGAGATTTCCTGAAACTGGTTCTGGTGGCCACTGTTATTGCTTTCCCAGTCGGCTATTTGCTGATGCACAGGTGGCTGGAAGATTTTGCTTACCGCATCAATATTGGCTGGTGGATTTTCCTGGCCGTAGGAATACTGGCAGTATTGATAGCCATAGTAACCGTTAGTTTCCAGGCCATAAGGGCAGCCTTGCTTAACCCGGTTAAAAGCCTGAGGACTGAATAA
- a CDS encoding efflux RND transporter periplasmic adaptor subunit, with protein MDRVIEKKKWTTKKILTITGITAVVALVAGSFYYTSGASKLNVDTERITISEVKKAAFQEFIPVNGVVLPVTTIYLDAVEGGRVEEKYVEDGAMMKKGEPILKLSNTDLELSLSNQETQVFNVLTQMQISKNNADQNTITRLNQMAEVDNALKEAERLYKVNRRLYDQKAIGSQEFKSSENLYHYQERRKSLTNDILRKDSISSRQQLSQMEQSYERMQNALQLMRQKVGDLVVRAPVDGQLTSLDAEIGQSKNKGERLGQIDVLSGFKVRVDIDEHYISRIYNGLVGSFNFAGKDYILKIKKVYTQVNNGRFQVDMEFEGQVPEGIRRGQTLQIRLALSEETQAVLLPKGGFYQQTGGNWIFKVSQDGKTAYRTDIQIGRQNPEYYEVLQGLQPGDKVVTSSYDNYGNMQELVLKNN; from the coding sequence GTGGACAGAGTCATCGAAAAAAAGAAATGGACAACCAAGAAGATCCTCACCATTACCGGGATCACGGCTGTAGTTGCACTGGTAGCCGGCAGTTTCTATTACACCTCCGGCGCCAGCAAACTGAATGTGGATACCGAAAGGATCACGATCAGTGAAGTGAAGAAAGCTGCTTTCCAGGAATTCATCCCAGTTAATGGCGTGGTACTGCCCGTGACCACCATTTACCTTGATGCCGTAGAGGGCGGCCGGGTGGAAGAGAAATACGTGGAAGATGGTGCCATGATGAAGAAAGGGGAACCCATCCTTAAACTCAGCAATACTGACCTTGAACTAAGCTTATCCAACCAGGAAACACAGGTGTTCAATGTATTGACCCAGATGCAGATCTCGAAGAACAATGCTGACCAGAACACCATTACCCGCCTGAACCAGATGGCCGAAGTTGACAATGCACTGAAGGAAGCAGAGCGCCTCTACAAAGTGAACAGGCGCCTCTACGACCAGAAGGCCATTGGTTCCCAGGAATTCAAATCCTCTGAAAACCTCTACCATTACCAGGAAAGGAGGAAGTCCCTGACCAATGATATCCTCCGTAAGGATTCCATCAGCAGCCGCCAGCAATTAAGCCAAATGGAGCAATCCTACGAAAGGATGCAGAATGCGCTGCAGCTGATGCGCCAGAAAGTTGGGGACCTGGTAGTGCGTGCACCGGTGGACGGCCAGCTCACTTCATTGGATGCCGAGATCGGTCAATCCAAGAACAAGGGTGAACGCCTGGGCCAGATCGATGTCCTGAGCGGATTCAAGGTTCGCGTGGATATTGACGAACACTATATCTCCCGTATCTATAATGGTCTGGTGGGCAGCTTCAATTTTGCCGGTAAGGACTACATCCTTAAGATCAAGAAGGTATACACGCAGGTAAACAATGGGCGCTTCCAGGTAGATATGGAATTCGAAGGCCAGGTACCGGAAGGCATCCGCAGGGGCCAGACCCTCCAGATCAGGCTGGCACTGAGTGAAGAGACGCAGGCGGTGCTGTTGCCTAAAGGTGGCTTCTACCAACAAACCGGTGGCAACTGGATCTTCAAGGTATCGCAGGATGGTAAGACCGCTTACCGCACCGATATCCAGATCGGCCGCCAGAACCCTGAGTATTATGAAGTACTCCAGGGCTTGCAGCCGGGCGACAAAGTGGTAACCAGCAGTTACGACAATTATGGCAACATGCAGGAACTCGTCCTGAAAAACAATTAG